DNA sequence from the Podospora pseudocomata strain CBS 415.72m chromosome 2 map unlocalized CBS415.72m_2.2, whole genome shotgun sequence genome:
TTAAGTtagaaaaaagaaataaagaGAACGAATAGAGAGAACTTAAAAATATATTATATGTCGCGCGAGAAGCCTATAGTAAACACTCGCCCTGATGAACAGCCAAAAGCTACCATCCGCCCTTGGATTACAGAGCAGATTGGGCGGTATTCAGGTGGTAACCATAGCACATTCTGGCCGTTACAAATAACCCAGGTCTTGTCTGGCCCCAACCTATACCCATGCGCCCTTAGATTATAcgccgaaaaggcgaccGAGGTAACCTCGTCGCTATGGCTttggagcgtctggaggcattggcccgaggcgggatcccagaCCTTAACGGTACGGTCCCATGAACCGGATGTGAGCCGCTGGCCGTCCGCTGAAAAGGCGACCGAGGTAACCGGGCCACTATGGCcttggagcgtctggaggcattggcccgaggcgggatcccagaCCTTGACGGTACGGTCGTGTGATCCGGATGCgagccgctggccatccgccgaaaaggcgaccGAGGTAACCTCGTAGCTATGGCcttggagcgtctggaggcattggcccgaggcgggatcccagaCCTTGACGGTACCGTCGCCTGCACCGGATGCGAGCCGCTGGCCATCTGCCGAAAAGGCGACCGAGGTAACCTCGTAGCTATGGCCTTCGAGCGTCTGGAGGCACGCATTCCAGTCCGCTTCTACTACTGGCTTTGCACTGATCCAGCTAGGTTCTTCCGTCTTAAATCTCTTCTTCATTAGACTACCAAGCGGTGCAAATACGAGGGCTGATGTGTACGCCTGCAGAGGGGCTTGCTCGATTATCCATCTATAGGAGAGAGCGAACCGGTGCGCATCCCGAATAAAGGTTGTTAGCTGCCTTTGATGAGTTCGCCCCTGTGTCTCTGTTAGTATGGCTCTCTAGTCTTAGTGATCTATACTTACTAGTAGGCCCTCAAGTTTTCTTATAGCAATAACACCCTCCGACATAGCTCGGAGTAGACTAAGAGCTTCGAGCCAGTAAAGATATTTCTGTTCAAGGAACGTCTGGACCGCAACCAGTGTGTTGCGTTGTGGCGTGTCTTTATCAGAAATCGACTCGCGGAGATGGTCAACCCAGAAGACGCACGAATACCGGACTGTGGCCAGCGGGTCTGGACATGGCGTTTGAATCCCGTTGATTGGGAATCCCGGTAACTTTAAACCGTATATGTCGCGGTGCAATATCGTAGACATCGCACTTAGCGACCTTGAGAAGACGCTATCGTGTACATCGTCCTTCCCTTGAGGGAAAACCCAATTAACAACGTCTCGTGAATCTTGGTGCGTGCCGTTGCTGAGTAGGAAGTCTTTAGCGGATTGGTGGACGAATGATATCGTGTGTTGGCGCAGTGTCAGGAAAGAGCCGCAAAGCCCTACGATCTCTGTTAGATCCTCCACATTTCCAGAGGAACAGTCTGGCATATCTACGAGGGCCGGTAGTTCGTTTAATGTGATAGGTCGGTATACGACCGAGATGACAGCCAGTATTCTTTGGAGAAGTTTAGCATTCCTCGACTTGTTGATCTGGTCCCTCATCTGTTCATAGATTGCATCGAGCCCAGGCGGAAATGTTGTTAATATCTCCACAGCTTCCCATCTCGAGATCTTGGCGAGCTCTTGACAAACCAACGCTACCCAGAGGAAGGTCCCATGTGCGTTCGTATCCAAATAGCGCTTGACAGCGTCCCGCGTATCGTTATTGTATTTTTTCCGCTTCGCAAGCTTATTTATTTCCGACTGGATATATATGGTGACAGCAGCGGAGACAGACTCTTCATTCAGCTCAAGACGTAGGCTTACTTTCTGCGTTGCGGTGTTGAGATTCTCCTCGATGCCCGGCCAGTTGCGACTGGATACGAGCCACTTGACTTTCGGGTATGCTGATGACTTGCTTGCGATAAGGTCGAGAAGCAGGTCCCAGTCTCCAGTACACTCGTCAAGCGCGTCAATGATTAGATATGTTCCCCGTAACTTCGGGTCTTCGAGAATGTTGGTGAAGATCTCTAACAATGCCACCCATGAAGTGGGGCCTTGGAAGCGCTCTTTCCCCAAACCAACGTAGCTTTCGCGAACGTGTGAAATAAGTtccggctgctgcttggtcACAAGCATGTAGATCAGCCCACGGAGGACCGCTGTAGCATTGCTGATGCGATCGTCCGTGGCCTGACAGAAGAAGAACGCGATGTTGTCTGTGCGCGCAGtggccttctccagctcatcaattATTCCGCAGAGCAACATCGTTTTGCCCTTGCCAGGATCGCCTCTAACCCAGAGCAACTGGCCATCTCGGTCGTCGCGCCATCGTTGGAAATCGACATGGCTGAGAACCCAGTAGTATGACTCTCTGAGGAGACCACCCTTTCTTAACTCGATATTTCTCTTGTAAAGGCGGGGGTCGGTTGCCTGCAGGTAGGTGAGGCATTGTTTGTCTTTCTGACCTGGAAACTTGGTGGTTAACGAGTCACTCCGGCAGCGACGTAGACGTAGGGTGTATATCCAACGTGCCCTCGATATGTATATGCTGATGATAGGTTCTGGAATCGTACTATGTTAGTACTGTACTGCCGCTTAAATTAATGCAGTCGTCGAGATGTATTCTTACGAGTTATCTGAGGGGCCAATATGCTGGGCTGGTGCGTTGTTCTCATAGTGCTGGCGATCCAAGGCAGGGACTGTATCAGACGATGCCATTCTGGTCTGCTCTCTGATGAGGTAGAGAATATGCGACGATTGCTTTCAAGGCGGCATAGCTAGCAAACCGGTTTGCAGGTTGCCTAATTGCTTGAGAACCGTCCTGAGGCAGACCTGAGAGCTCTCTTCTTGTATCCCGCTCATTATTTGAGAAAGGCGGGGTCGTCGGCTTCAAGGGGGGATCGTCGTCGGGCTCCAAGCCGCCACaaatggctggctggcttggtcCAGTGTAGAGTACATGGTCGAATCAGCTCCGAGAAGTGGTTGCACTGGCCACATTTTGGCCGCATGTCTGCAGCAATTCTGCATCTCTGGCAACTGTGGCTTCTGCAGTCACTCAATAATGGCAGATTTAAGCCCGATTGATTTGGCATAAATACACCCTGCATGTCCCAAGATGTATGCCCTAAAGAGTCTGTGTCAAGTTCCTCCGAGCCCATAACCACCAGCCTGTCTTAAGCTTCTTACATTGTGACACATACAAGTCGACATGACGGGCGTCGTAGAAGGAATCGAAGCGGTATCTGGGTTGGCCGGCCTCTTCAACACGGCCATAACCTGGTTCGACTACGTCCTCGTTGCCAGGCAGGCGGCTCCGCGACTGCAGTCGCTATTGGTGAAACTCGACGCCGCGCAGCTGCGGCTGACGCGCTGGGGCAAGGCGGCCGGCCTTAAAGGCTCgcagatgaggatgaagagtcACTGAAGAGTTCAGGCTCGTTCCAGCTCGACGAATCGGAAGAGCAGCTAGCGGTCGTGACGTTCCAGGCCGTGGCGGATCTCTTTGAACAGTGCAAGAAACTTTGTCACCACGAGCGCAAAGGCAAAGAGCAAAGACGACCCCAGTGCCACAGAGAACGAGGTCAGCCCATTTAGTACGGTTGGCCTGAACTGGAACCCTATGCACCGCTACCTTTATGGGAAAATGAGAGACATCGCCGACGGCCGCAAAAATAAAGTCTCGGTCGCGCGGCGGGTCAAGTTCGCCATCTACAAGAAAGAGCATCTCGAGAAGTTCATCAAAGATATTAACGATCTTATCGACGAGCTATATAAGATCCATGAACCACccgtggaggagcaggaggagctcggcaaggaggaactAGCGAAGTTTCTTGAGGTCCTGAAGGAGTTGGATGTCGCTTCCGACCGCGATCCCGTCATACGCTCTGCTGTGCAGAATATTCTCAAACAAGAGGCAAGTAGAACTTCATTTAACCTTGCCGTTTGATATACATCGCTTATATATTACGCAGAACATTGCTACTACTTACAATACGGAGAGCTCCACAGTCCAGAATATAGGAAATCATCAAGGCGGCCAATATACAATGACGGTTGGGGTCGATGGCAACAAGAAGGGGCGCTAGGTTGTCGGCAAGTGCGAATACACATGGCCTGGAGAAACGTCGCAGGCCACTACAGTGGCCCGACATAAGAATATTGCTAGTTAGCTGGTAATATAGTGTGTTTTAGCTACGGTCTCTTATCCTCTAGACGCTCGGACCCCACGATGCGACACACCCCACAATACAATATGTGCCTACATTACACCTACACCACAATATCATGTCTAGATCATCCATTTGTAGGCCAAATTCTATAGAACAAAATGTAGACTACATGTCACAACCTTAACATCGGGAACGGTGGAGTGGCGTAACCAATCAGGAGAGGGTCGTAACGATCGGAGCGATCATAGTCAATGACACTAAGGAATGCAATGAGCGCGGAAGCATAGCCGATAAGAAACCTAGGAGAGCCATGGCGATCATTGCGATCATGAGCGACGAGCAGATTGATCACGGTGATCAAGGACTTGgcaaggtctatatatacgaggaactagatagctcgTAGATAGTTCTGCCGTATACAATCACGGCTTATATTCACGGCATCTTatgtttacattgagacaatcttgttgtgcactgtttagctgcaccgaaccaacaTTCAGAAGTCAGCCTTCAATTGTGTATCCCCTTCaaaggttctggataggggttcgtcacatatTATGttataataataataataataataataataatataTTAACGCCCGGCGGCTAAGCCGAAAGGGCAACTATTACCGGTTGAAGCATACATTCCCAAAGATATGTCTTGATCTCCGTAACGCCCGTGCAAAGTCCATCCAGACTATCATTTCGAGGGAAATCCAATGCTGATTCTGGAAGGCATACTGCTAAAAACTaaggaagatttctctcccgTTTTTACATTCACTCTcctgttacgccccaagcgtaatacccctgtacaggaaccactgggtgtcacggttctggaagacggCGGGGTCCGCGGTCCAGTATCGGCAAATCAGGAGCGGACCGGGAtaccgtctgtaagtcaacggtccacggtccactggtctatatatacggaggaactggctggtgtagatagacagttcctcatgtaagcaattcaagttcgtttgtctacaatctactctcagtagctctttgttagaacaacctgttgttgacagtgaacccgtgtctgagacgcttgtcacaaccttcgatcatcctgtcatattcaccttcggcgtactgccttgcagtctgtatccattcctggtgcaggttgtaacatcTCCCTCATCTTCCAATGGACTCAGGCGCATAAGCGCCAACAGAAAATAAAACTTGAAAATAAAACGAGGCGGCAAAAATAAATTTCGGGATCCTAGTGCCAATGAGGCATACATGGAGAATGCATTCCCGAGAGGTGTGATAGTTAACTGCCCCATTCTATTCTTTTATGGTTGGATAGGTACCAACTTTGCCAGCTCGTTTTCATGATCGTGCTATACTACCTTAAGTCACGCCTTTACCGAAGATTCGGCTAAGTTTATTGATCGCTGCGGCACAGCGGAACCCCTCGACCTCGCCTTACCGCGTATTAGACAAATATAAGGTTGTTTACGCCCAGATCCCAAATCCTCGACCTTTGCCTCTCTAGACTCATCGACTCCTTATGCATTTGACAAGACGGTGACACTTACTGCGCGGCAACGAAGACCCCACACCCAAAAGGGCCACCAGGGGAAAACCAGTAAGATCTTATACGGACCAATTATATCCCTACCACAGTTAAACACCTCAAAGGGTGCTGGACCCCGGTTTAACACTAACCCACCAGTTCCAAATCTCTGTGGCAAGCTAGCTGGAGCGCGTGATAATACTACGCCTCCTTCGAACCACTGCTGGGCCCAATTGCTATTGCCACAAGCTTATTTTACGTTATCGACTAACCTGTCGTTTTGGAAGAAGCTGCAAACCATGATATTGCCAGCTAAACGTGGAAATATGCATCGTCTTGATGCAGGATTGAAATGCAAGAATTATTTGGTCTATAAATATACTCCACCCCTTTGGTGGTAAATaaggaaaaagaaatatAGGAGAAAGAAGATGAAGGTCGAAATGTCAAACATCTCGAGAAAATAAAAACGTTATAACACGCCCTGAGTAACAGCCAAGAACTATTTTGCGTCCTTGCATAGCAGAAGCGCTTGCATGATATTCTGGTGGCAACCATAACACGTTCTGGTTATTGCAAGTAATCCAACGGTAGTCTTGTCCTAAACCATACGAATAAAACACCGGACTACTTAGCTGATTTGGATTTTCTATGGTAGCCGTGGCTATTTGGGTACGCCCGATATTTGTATTGATATAAGCGTTGGCATAGTCGAACGATAGATGGGTAGCAGTTGAACCAACATTTAACGTCCGTGTGCAGGTCCCCAATGCCGCAttccagatcttgatggtgttgtcgtccgagcccgatgccacaCGCcggccgtccggcgagaacgcgaccGATTGGACCCAGCGGCCGtggccctctaacgtctgtgtacagACCCCCGATGCCGTATCCCaaatcttgatggtgttgtcgtccgagcccgatgccacacgctggccgtccggcgagaacacGACCGAGTGGACccagccgccatggccctctaacgtctgtgtacaggtccccgatgccgtatcccagatcttgatggtgttgtcgctcGAGCCCGATGCTacgcgctggccgtccggcgagaacgcgaccGACTCGACCcagtcgccatggccctctaacgtctgtgtacagACCCCCgatgccgcatcccagatcttgatggtgttgtcgtgcgagcccgatgccacacgctggccgtccggcgagaacacGACCGACTGGACccagccgccatggccctctaacgtctgtgtacaggtccccgatgccgtatcccagatcttgatggtgttgtcgctcGAGCCCGATGCTacgcgctggccgtccggcgagaacgcgaccGACTCGACCcagtcgccatggccctctaacgtctgtgtacagACCCCCgatgccgcatcccagatcttgatggtgttgtcgtgcgagcccgatgccacacgctggccgtccggcgagaacacGACCGAGTGGACccagccgccatggccctctaacgtctgtgtacaggtccccgatgccgtatcccagatcttgatggtgttgtcgctcGAGCCCGATGCTacgcgctggccgtccggcgagaacgcgaccGACTCGACCcagtcgccatggccctctaacgtctgtgtacagACCCCCgatgccgcatcccagatcttgatggtgttgtcgctcGAGCCCGATGCTACACactggccgtccggcgagaacgcgaccGACTCGACcctgccgccatggccctctaacgtctgtgtacagACCCCCGATGccgtatcccagatcttgatggtgttgtcgtccgagcccgatgccacacgctggccatccggcgagaacgcgaccGACCGGACccagccgccatggccctctaacgtctgtgtacagACCCCCGATGCtgtatcccagatcttgatggtgttgtcgtgcgagcccgatgccacacgctggccgtccggcgagaacacGACCGACTGGACcctgccgccatggccctctaacgtctgtgtacagACCCCCGATGccgtatcccagatcttgatggtgttgtcgtccgagcccgatgccacaCGCcggccgtccggcgagaacgcgaccGATTGGACCCAGCGGCCGtggccctctaacgtctgtgtacagACCCCCGATGCCGTATCCCaaatcttga
Encoded proteins:
- a CDS encoding uncharacterized protein (COG:S; EggNog:ENOG503NYUK), with amino-acid sequence MASSDTVPALDRQHYENNAPAQHIGPSDNSIYISRARWIYTLRLRRCRSDSLTTKFPGQKDKQCLTYLQATDPRLYKRNIELRKGGLLRESYYWVLSHVDFQRWRDDRDGQLLWVRGDPGKGKTMLLCGIIDELEKATARTDNIAFFFCQATDDRISNATAVLRGLIYMLVTKQQPELISHVRESYVGLGKERFQGPTSWVALLEIFTNILEDPKLRGTYLIIDALDECTGDWDLLLDLIASKSSAYPKVKWLVSSRNWPGIEENLNTATQKVSLRLELNEESVSAAVTIYIQSEINKLAKRKKYNNDTRDAVKRYLDTNAHGTFLWVALVCQELAKISRWEAVEILTTFPPGLDAIYEQMRDQINKSRNAKLLQRILAVISVVYRPITLNELPALVDMPDCSSGNVEDLTEIVGLCGSFLTLRQHTISFVHQSAKDFLLSNGTHQDSRDVVNWVFPQGKDDVHDSVFSRSLSAMSTILHRDIYGLKLPGFPINGIQTPCPDPLATVRYSCVFWVDHLRESISDKDTPQRNTLVAVQTFLEQKYLYWLEALSLLRAMSEGVIAIRKLEGLLGRTHQRQLTTFIRDAHRFALSYRWIIEQAPLQAYTSALVFAPLGSLMKKRFKTEEPSWISAKPVVEADWNACLQTLEGHSYEVTSVAFSADGQRLASGAGDGTVKVWDPASGQCLQTLQGHSYEVTSVAFSADGQRLASGSHDRTVKVWDPASGQCLQTLQGHSGPVTSVAFSADGQRLTSGSWDRTVKVWDPASGQCLQTLQSHSDEVTSVAFSAYNLRAHGYRLGPDKTWVICNGQNVLWLPPEYRPICSVIQGRMVAFGCSSGRVFTIGFSRDI